GAGTGTGGGTTCGATTCCCTCTCCGGGCACCATCAAGTCGTTTCCGGTAGTCCCAGGAAGTCCAATCCATCCCGGAAAATCAGCGGGTTACGCTGGTTTCTCGTCCGGGATGGTCGTCCGGATTTTCCGGGCCATCCACTCCAGCAGGCTCCGCTTCACCTGGATCCGCACCGATTCATTGAGTTCGTCATGAATCTGCCGATGCCAGTCCAGGACCATGGCGTCATCGACCCCCTGCTCCTGGAAGAAATCGGTGATTGGACACGAGGCCAGATCCCCCGGATGGCGCAGGTGCAACGGATCATGCATCACCATCCACTCGAACGCCAAGGCGCCGGGCCAGCTGTGCAGGCGAGGATCGTTGGAACCGCGATACGACCGGCTTTCGATCCATTCCGTCAATTCCGCCGCGGGCATCGGCCGGCCCAACCCGTAACCCTGCCCGAGGCGGCAACCCAATCGGATCGCCGCTTCGATGACGCCGTCGTCCTCGAGACCTTCGACGACGACCTCCTGCTCCAGGTCCTGCCCGACCTGCACGAGCGTCCGGATGAGACTCAGAGACTTGATCGGATCCGATAGAAGATCCTTGACGATGTTCTGATCGATCTTGATCAACTGAAAGGGCAATCGCGCCAGGCGATTCAGATTGCTGAATCCCGCCCCCAGGTCATCCAGCGCAAACCGCACGCCGCCCAAGGCGATGCGGCGGATCGACTCACCGACCGCATCATCTTCCAGCGTCTGGCTTTCCAGGAGCTCCAGCGTCAGGTGATGCGGCGCCACCCCGGCCTCGCGCAGCGCCTCGTCGATCCATCGTGCGCAATCGGGATGAACCAACGAACTCGGCGCGATATTGATGGATGAGCCGGCGCGAGCAAATTGATGCTGGTCGCTGGCGGATTTGATCACGGTTGTTGAGGTTTGGGTGCCGGATTCCATCGCGTAGCGTGGCAGGAATCGGTGGGCTGGTGCGGGTGATCGCCGGCCGGTTGGCGGACGCACGCGGTGCGGCGAGCGTTGTCCAGGGACGGCCGGTCCGGTCGCTTGCGACGAACCGGGGACCGGCCGTCGGTGGGCAACGCGGTGATCGCCAAGGCGCCGGGGCGATGCGCCTGCGCGTTGTGGTTGCGGTCAGCCGGCGCCGGGCGTCGGATCCAGTTTGGCGATGAGTTCGAGGAACACTTCTTCGAACCCGGATTCGTACTGATCGGGATGAGTTCGAATGAAGTCGACCACCTTGCGGTAGCAGTCGGCGGCGTCGCGCTTCTGGCCGCGGGCCTCGAAGACCATTCCGAGGCGGTCGTAGCCGTCATGGACCTCGGGGTAGCGCACCAGGAGTTCGCGGGCGGCGCTTTCGGCCTCATCGAGCTTGCCGGCCTGGACCAGGTCGACGACGGCGTTGGATTCGTCGGTGAAGGTGTCGTCGTCGGATTCCGGCATCGAGGCCGAGTAATCCCCGATCTGGGCGCGGTATTGCGCCTGCTGGGCCTGCGATTCGTCGCGCTTGGCCGCGAGGGCAGCGAGTTCGGCGGCCCGGTCCTTTTCCAGGCAGCAGTGCTTGTACTTCTTGCCGCTGCCGCAGGGGCAGGGTTCGTTGCGACCGGTCTTTGGCATAGTGGGTCAACTTTACCAAGACCGGAGGGAAGCGATGGATACCGCCTTGTTGGCCGATGGCCGACTGCACGCCACATTGCGACACATAGACGAAGATCTGGCCGCCGAGCAGCGCGCGGCGGGCTGTCCGCGCTGCGGCGCGAGGCTGCACTCGGCGCGCTACCCGCGCAAGCCGCGCGGGGTGCCCCGCGGGTCGCGCGCCGAGTATGACCGGCGGCTGAGCCTGTGCTGCGCGCGCGACGGCTGCCGCAAGCGCGCCACGCCGCCCTCGGTTCGGTTTCTCGGACCCAAGGTCTACGTGAGCGCGGTGGTGGTGCTGATCGCGGCGCTGCGTTGCGGGCCGACCCCGGCGCGGCTCCGGGTGCTCGAGGAGCTCGTCGGCGCGAGCCGCCGCACGATTCTGCGCTGGCGCCGGTGGTGGACCGAGGAGCTGATCGACACGCCGTTCTGGCGCGCGGCCGCGGGCACGCTGATGCCGCCGGTTGCCACCACGGAGCTGCCGGCCGCGCTGCTGGATCGCTTTGCCGGAGACGCCCGGGATCGATTGCTGGCGGCCCTGCGCTGGCTCTCCCCGACCACGACCGGGAGCGCCGCCGTGCAAGCTACCTGAGGCGCAGGTGCCGGCCCGCAGAGGATGCGCGTGGCGCGATCCGGCGGGCGTGGCTATGGTGCGCGCATCCCCGCTGCAACCGATCGGAACCAGCATGAGCGCATCGAAACACGCTTCAGTCCACGAACGTTGGGCGCATCTGCGCTTCTCGGTGATCGGGCAACTGTTGGCGGCCCCGCCGCCGAAGGGCGAACTGCGCGCCGAGCTCAGGAAGTTGGCTGAGCGCACTTGGCGGCACCCGGTCACGGGCGAGCCGGCGCGCTTTGCGCTCTCGACCATCGAACGCTGGCTGTTGCGGGCGCGGCGCGAGCGGCGCGACCCGGTCGGAGTCCTGCGGCGCAAGGTGCGCGCCGATGCCGGGGTCCAGAAGGTGGGCTCGGCGATCCGGCAAGCGCTGCAGGCGCAGTACGCCGCGCACCCGAGCTGGTCGGTGCAGCTTCACACCGACAACCTGCGGGCGCTCATCGAGCGCGACCCGGCGCTGGGGTCTATGCCATCGTACTCGAGCGTCCGGCGGCTGTTCCAGGCGCAGGGTTGGCGCAAGCGCCAGCGGCTCAGCAGCCGCGATACGGCGGGCGCTCAACGAGCCGAGGCCCGGCTGGCCGCGCGCGAGGTGCGCAGCTACGAGGCCCACTACGTCGGCTCGCTGTGGCACTGGGACTGCCACGTCGGTTCGCGACCGGTGTTGACCGCCGCCGGTCGATGGGCCACGCCAGTGCTCTTCGGCGTGCTCGACGATTGCTCGCGGCTGGGCTGCCACCTGCAGTGGTACCTGCGGGAGAACGCCGAGTGCGTGGCCCACGGTCTGTCGCAGGCAATCCAGAAGCGCGGGCTGCCGCGCGCGGCCATGAGCGACAACGGTGCGGCGATGCTCGCCGCCGAGATCACCGAGGGGCTCGCTCGGCTGGGCATCGCGCACGAGACGACGCTGGCGTACTCGCCATACATGAACGGCAAGATCGAGAACCTGTGGGCGAACGTCGAAGGAAGACTGATGGCGATGCTCGAGGGCGTGACCGACCTGACGCTCGCCACCTTGAACGAAGCGACCCAGGCCTGGTGCGAGTACGACTACAACCGCACCGTGCACTCCGAGATCGGCGCAACGCCGCTGGCGCGTTTCCTCGCCGGCCCCGATGTGCTGCGGCCCAGCCCGGATAGCGACGCGCTGCGGCTGGCCTTCACCCGCACCGAGAAGCGCACCCAGCGCCAGAGCGACGGCACGCTGGTGGTCGAAGCCCGGCGCTTCGAGGTTCCCAACCGCTACCGGCACCTGCGCGAGCTGCACGTGCGCTACGCCGCCTGGGACCTCGCCCGGGTGCACCTGCTCGATGAACGCAGCGGCCAAGTCCTGTGCCGCCTGTACCCGCAGGACAAGCAGGCCAACGCCCGGGGCGTGCGCCGGCCGCTCGAGCCGCTCGCGGCGGCGGCGGACGCGCCTCGACCGCCCACCGGCGCGATGGCCCCGCTGCTGCAGAGTCTGATGGCCAAGCAGGCTGCCACGGGCCTGCCGCCGGCCTACCTGACCAAGGACGAACCACCGGCACCGGAAGGGAACGAACCATGAACAAGAAGCTGCTGTCGCTCTACGGCCTGAAGTGGAATCCGTTCGCCCCCGATGTGCCGGTCGAGGCGCTGCACGTCGGCGCGCGCCTGGAGTCGTTCTGCTGGCGGGTCGAGCAGCTCGTCGGCGAGGGCGGCTTCGCGCTCGTCACCGGTTTGCCGGGGGTGGGCAAATCGGTGGCGCTGCG
This genomic window from Burkholderiales bacterium GJ-E10 contains:
- a CDS encoding integrase family protein yields the protein MSASKHASVHERWAHLRFSVIGQLLAAPPPKGELRAELRKLAERTWRHPVTGEPARFALSTIERWLLRARRERRDPVGVLRRKVRADAGVQKVGSAIRQALQAQYAAHPSWSVQLHTDNLRALIERDPALGSMPSYSSVRRLFQAQGWRKRQRLSSRDTAGAQRAEARLAAREVRSYEAHYVGSLWHWDCHVGSRPVLTAAGRWATPVLFGVLDDCSRLGCHLQWYLRENAECVAHGLSQAIQKRGLPRAAMSDNGAAMLAAEITEGLARLGIAHETTLAYSPYMNGKIENLWANVEGRLMAMLEGVTDLTLATLNEATQAWCEYDYNRTVHSEIGATPLARFLAGPDVLRPSPDSDALRLAFTRTEKRTQRQSDGTLVVEARRFEVPNRYRHLRELHVRYAAWDLARVHLLDERSGQVLCRLYPQDKQANARGVRRPLEPLAAAADAPRPPTGAMAPLLQSLMAKQAATGLPPAYLTKDEPPAPEGNEP